The following proteins come from a genomic window of Pseudomonas sp. MAG733B:
- a CDS encoding DUF1615 domain-containing protein encodes MHAHRLIMSLAALLVLAGCSSQRTQEPPARKPAEVKAEIVRLLPAKTVDRQGWATDIYAAFAAQNIAPTTQNLCAVLAVTEQESTFQVDPTVPGLGKIARDEIDRRAASAHIPGLLVSGALRVNSPNGKTYSDRLNAARSEKELSAIFDDFIGMVPMGKTLFAGFNPVHTGGPMQVSIEFAEQQAKDYPYPVDGSIRREVFTRRGGMYFGIAHLLGYPVNYPQPLYRFADFNAGWYASRNAAFQNAVSRASGIPLALDGDLVRYGSIMPGTTELAVRTLGKQLDMRNPTIRDQLEEGNTLAFENSKLYQRVFALAEKAEGRPLPRAVLPGIVLQSPKITRKLTTAWFAKRVDERYQRCMAR; translated from the coding sequence ATGCACGCCCATCGATTGATCATGAGCCTCGCCGCGTTGTTGGTGCTCGCCGGTTGCAGCAGTCAACGGACCCAGGAGCCACCGGCGCGCAAACCCGCCGAGGTCAAGGCGGAAATCGTGCGCCTGCTACCGGCGAAAACCGTCGACCGCCAGGGCTGGGCCACGGATATCTATGCGGCGTTTGCCGCGCAGAACATCGCGCCGACCACGCAAAACCTCTGTGCGGTACTGGCCGTCACCGAGCAGGAGTCGACCTTTCAGGTTGATCCCACGGTGCCCGGCCTGGGCAAGATCGCCCGTGACGAGATCGACCGCCGGGCAGCCTCGGCGCACATTCCCGGTCTATTGGTCAGTGGCGCGCTGCGGGTCAATTCGCCCAATGGCAAAACCTACAGCGACCGCTTGAATGCGGCGCGCAGCGAGAAGGAGCTGAGCGCGATTTTCGATGATTTCATCGGCATGGTGCCCATGGGCAAGACGCTGTTCGCAGGCTTCAACCCGGTGCACACCGGCGGGCCAATGCAGGTCAGCATCGAGTTTGCCGAGCAACAGGCCAAGGATTATCCCTACCCGGTGGACGGTTCGATCCGCCGTGAAGTCTTTACCCGTCGTGGCGGGATGTACTTCGGCATCGCCCATTTGCTCGGCTATCCGGTGAATTACCCGCAGCCGTTGTATCGCTTCGCCGATTTCAACGCCGGTTGGTACGCCAGCCGCAATGCCGCGTTCCAGAATGCTGTGAGTCGGGCTTCGGGCATCCCTCTGGCGCTGGATGGCGACCTCGTTCGCTACGGTTCGATCATGCCCGGCACCACGGAACTGGCGGTGCGCACCCTCGGCAAGCAACTGGACATGCGCAATCCGACAATCAGGGATCAACTGGAGGAGGGCAACACGCTGGCGTTCGAGAACAGCAAGCTCTATCAGCGCGTCTTTGCATTGGCGGAAAAGGCTGAAGGGCGGCCACTGCCCCGCGCGGTACTGCCGGGGATCGTGCTGCAAAGCCCGAAAATCACCCGCAAACTCACCACGGCATGGTTTGCCAAACGGGTCGATGAGCGTTACCAGCGCTGCATGGCGCGCTGA
- a CDS encoding TonB-dependent siderophore receptor, giving the protein MTSPALPCVPFRPTLLALLCSMSMTAYAATPEPTEGKPLVLGDVNVNAEAPVPPDLPPVYAGGQVARGGQLGVLGNQDIMDVPFSVTAYTEELIRDQQAENVGDVLLNDSSVRQASGFSNQAQTFMIRGLPLNGDDISFNGLYGILPRQIISTDALERVEVFKGPNAFINGVTPSGSGIGGGVNVQPKRAVDTPLRRFTMDISDDGRIGEHIDVGQRFGEDNRFGARINLSQREGDTAIDDENQRSKLFAIGLDYRGDALRISGDFIYSKERINAGRSSVNLGNTTHIPDAPSADTNYAQKWGFSQIEDTFGMLRAEYDLNESWTAYVAAGAKHTREVGNYDGTTLVGNDGSSTTSGSFIPHDEDNTSAMGGLRGRFATGPVTHQLNLGLAGVWTQQRNAFDFDLTQYPNNIYHPVDVPAPQPGFSGGDLHDPGITGKTFARSGAASDTLGFMDDRLLVTVGVRRQQLVVQNYAYGSGPRTSNYDKSITTPVYGIVFKPWEHVSFYANRIEGLAEGPIAPTTAGSRVVVNGNEAFSPARSKQIEAGVKVDMGTYGATLGVYRIEQPADGYTQAIDATTAEFIHDGEQVNKGVELNVFGEPLEGLRLLSGVTVMDTELKKTQDGLNDGNHAIGVPTFQFNASVDWDVPGLQGVALNGRMLRTGGQYADAANNLSLPTWNRFDAGARYAFRVQEKDVTLRFNVENVANKEYWESAQGGFLTQGEPRTAKLSGTIDF; this is encoded by the coding sequence ATGACTTCTCCAGCCCTTCCCTGCGTTCCTTTTCGCCCGACCCTGCTCGCCCTGCTCTGCTCAATGTCCATGACAGCCTATGCGGCAACGCCCGAACCCACCGAAGGAAAACCGCTAGTGCTGGGCGATGTCAACGTCAACGCCGAAGCCCCGGTGCCACCGGATCTGCCTCCGGTGTATGCCGGGGGGCAAGTCGCACGGGGCGGGCAACTGGGCGTGCTGGGCAACCAGGACATCATGGACGTGCCCTTCAGCGTCACCGCCTACACCGAAGAACTGATCCGCGACCAGCAAGCCGAAAACGTCGGTGATGTACTGCTCAACGATTCGTCGGTACGCCAGGCCTCCGGGTTTTCCAACCAGGCGCAGACCTTCATGATCCGCGGCCTGCCGCTCAACGGCGACGATATTTCCTTCAATGGCCTGTACGGCATCCTGCCGCGGCAGATCATTTCCACCGATGCCCTGGAGCGCGTCGAAGTGTTCAAAGGCCCGAACGCTTTCATCAACGGCGTGACCCCGTCCGGCTCCGGCATCGGCGGCGGCGTCAACGTGCAACCCAAGCGCGCCGTCGATACGCCCTTGCGACGCTTCACCATGGACATCAGCGATGACGGCCGCATCGGCGAGCACATCGATGTCGGTCAGCGCTTTGGCGAAGACAACCGCTTCGGTGCGCGGATCAACCTGTCCCAGCGCGAAGGCGACACCGCCATCGACGATGAAAACCAGCGCTCCAAGCTGTTCGCCATCGGCCTGGACTACCGCGGTGATGCCCTGCGCATTTCCGGCGACTTCATCTATTCCAAGGAACGCATCAACGCTGGCCGCAGCTCGGTGAACCTGGGCAATACCACGCACATCCCGGATGCGCCATCGGCCGACACCAACTACGCGCAGAAGTGGGGCTTCAGCCAGATCGAAGACACCTTCGGCATGCTGCGCGCCGAATACGACCTGAACGAGAGCTGGACGGCCTATGTCGCTGCCGGCGCCAAGCACACTCGCGAGGTCGGCAACTACGACGGCACCACCCTGGTCGGTAACGATGGCAGCTCCACCACCTCCGGCTCGTTCATTCCCCATGACGAGGACAACACCAGCGCCATGGGTGGCCTGCGTGGCAGATTCGCCACCGGCCCGGTCACCCACCAACTCAACCTTGGCCTGGCGGGCGTCTGGACCCAACAGCGCAACGCCTTCGATTTTGACCTGACTCAATACCCGAACAACATTTATCACCCTGTAGACGTGCCGGCGCCCCAGCCTGGCTTCTCCGGCGGCGACTTGCACGATCCCGGCATCACCGGCAAAACCTTCGCCCGCAGTGGCGCGGCCTCCGACACCCTGGGCTTCATGGATGACCGGTTGCTGGTGACCGTCGGTGTGCGGCGTCAGCAACTGGTGGTGCAGAACTACGCTTATGGTTCCGGGCCGCGCACGTCCAACTACGACAAATCGATCACCACTCCGGTCTACGGCATCGTGTTCAAGCCGTGGGAACACGTGTCGTTCTACGCCAACCGCATCGAAGGCCTGGCCGAAGGTCCGATTGCGCCGACCACTGCCGGCTCGCGCGTGGTGGTCAACGGTAACGAAGCCTTTTCACCGGCCCGTTCCAAACAGATCGAAGCCGGCGTGAAAGTCGACATGGGAACCTATGGCGCCACTCTCGGTGTGTATCGCATCGAGCAACCGGCGGATGGCTACACCCAAGCCATCGATGCCACCACGGCAGAGTTCATTCACGACGGTGAGCAGGTAAACAAAGGTGTGGAGCTCAACGTGTTCGGCGAACCGCTTGAAGGCCTGCGCCTGCTCAGTGGCGTGACGGTCATGGACACCGAACTGAAAAAAACCCAGGACGGCCTCAACGACGGCAACCACGCCATCGGCGTACCGACCTTCCAGTTCAACGCCAGCGTCGATTGGGATGTCCCCGGCCTGCAAGGCGTCGCCCTCAACGGGCGGATGTTGCGCACCGGCGGTCAGTATGCCGACGCGGCGAACAACCTCAGCCTGCCGACCTGGAACCGCTTCGACGCTGGTGCGCGGTATGCCTTCAGGGTTCAGGAAAAAGACGTGACCTTGCGCTTCAACGTCGAGAACGTGGCCAACAAGGAGTACTGGGAATCGGCCCAGGGCGGCTTCCTGACCCAGGGTGAACCACGGACGGCGAAGTTGTCGGGCACGATCGACTTCTGA
- a CDS encoding FAD-dependent oxidoreductase, translated as MQRSDVLIIGAGPTGLVLALWLSKLGIRVRILDKTSTPGTTSRALAVQARTLELYRQLGLADAIVEKGHRVAAANFWVKGKPVVRLPLSRVGEGLTPYAFLEIFPQDEHERLLIERLATFGITVERDTELLGFEETGDGITATLRLPDGQQETCQTCYLAGCDGARSIVRKTLDTGFPGGTYQQIFYVADVQTSGPTANGELHLDLDEADFLAVFPLDGQGRARLIGTVRDERAEHAETLRFEDVSSQAIEHMKVKIEQVNWFSTYRVHHRVADHFRTGRAFLLGDAAHVHSPAGGQGMNTGIGDAINLAWKLAAVLSGGAEAKLLATYETERIAFARKLVATTDRVFTFATAEGRIADLLRTRLAPFLIPKMASFETSREFLFRTVSQITLNYRGMPLSTGVAGHVHGGDRLPWAHDGEGDNFESLKCAGWQVHVYGDTSDEMIAWCNEHHLPLHVFDWRPAFETAGLGRNGFYLLRPDTYVAIAETSSDPKVIERYFSHQGIRPFFGAS; from the coding sequence ATGCAGCGTAGCGACGTGTTGATCATCGGCGCCGGGCCGACCGGGCTGGTACTGGCACTGTGGCTGAGCAAACTGGGAATCCGCGTGCGGATTCTCGATAAAACCTCGACACCCGGCACCACGTCCCGGGCGTTGGCCGTACAGGCGCGAACGCTGGAGTTGTATCGCCAGCTCGGCCTTGCCGACGCTATCGTGGAAAAAGGCCACCGCGTGGCGGCGGCCAATTTCTGGGTCAAGGGCAAGCCTGTGGTGCGCCTGCCGCTGAGCCGGGTCGGCGAAGGCCTCACGCCCTACGCGTTCCTCGAAATCTTCCCGCAGGATGAACACGAACGTCTGCTGATCGAACGCCTCGCCACCTTCGGCATTACTGTCGAGCGCGACACCGAGTTGCTCGGTTTCGAGGAAACCGGCGATGGCATCACCGCCACGTTGCGCCTGCCCGACGGCCAGCAGGAAACCTGTCAGACCTGTTATCTCGCCGGTTGCGACGGCGCTCGTTCAATCGTGCGCAAAACCCTCGACACCGGGTTTCCCGGTGGGACTTATCAGCAGATTTTCTATGTTGCCGATGTGCAGACCAGCGGACCGACGGCCAATGGCGAACTGCACCTGGATCTCGATGAAGCGGATTTCCTCGCCGTGTTCCCGTTGGACGGCCAAGGCCGTGCGCGCTTGATCGGCACGGTGCGCGACGAACGCGCCGAGCACGCCGAAACCCTGCGATTCGAAGACGTCAGCAGCCAGGCCATCGAGCACATGAAGGTGAAGATCGAGCAAGTGAACTGGTTCTCGACCTATCGCGTGCATCATCGGGTGGCGGATCACTTCCGCACCGGACGCGCGTTTCTACTGGGCGACGCGGCCCATGTGCATAGCCCCGCCGGCGGCCAGGGCATGAATACCGGCATTGGCGATGCGATCAACCTGGCCTGGAAGCTCGCGGCCGTATTGAGCGGCGGTGCCGAGGCCAAATTGCTCGCCACCTACGAAACCGAGCGCATCGCGTTTGCCCGCAAACTGGTGGCCACCACCGACCGGGTCTTCACGTTCGCCACCGCCGAAGGCCGCATCGCCGACCTGCTGCGCACGCGCTTGGCGCCGTTCCTGATTCCGAAAATGGCTTCGTTTGAAACCTCCCGCGAATTCCTCTTCCGCACGGTCTCGCAAATCACCCTGAATTACCGGGGCATGCCGTTGAGCACGGGTGTTGCCGGACACGTCCATGGCGGCGACCGCCTGCCTTGGGCGCACGATGGCGAGGGCGACAATTTCGAATCGTTGAAGTGTGCGGGCTGGCAGGTGCATGTGTATGGCGACACCAGTGACGAGATGATCGCCTGGTGCAACGAGCATCATTTGCCGCTGCATGTGTTCGACTGGCGACCGGCGTTTGAAACCGCGGGCCTGGGGCGCAACGGCTTTTACCTGTTGCGGCCCGATACCTATGTGGCGATTGCCGAGACGAGTTCCGATCCGAAGGTGATTGAGCGGTATTTCAGTCATCAGGGGATTCGGCCGTTTTTTGGCGCATCCTGA
- the hemB gene encoding porphobilinogen synthase produces MSSQFPEARPRRLRRNASLRSLFQETEFSLNDLVLPIFVEEEIDDFVPIKSMPGVMRIPESKLAGEIERYARAGIKSVMTFGVSHHLDGNGSDTWREDGLVSRMSRIAKDAVPDMIVMSDTCFCEYTDHGHCGVLHNHEVDNDQTLINLGKQAVAAASAGADVIAPSAAMDGQVQAIRRALDQAGFTQTAIMAYSTKFASALYGPFREAGGSALKGDRKSYQMNPMNRREALRESLLDEQEGADALMVKPAGAYLDIIRDIREASRLPLSAYQVSGEYAMIKFAAQAGAIDEDRVVRESLGAIKRAGADLIFTYFAMDLALAGI; encoded by the coding sequence ATGTCCAGCCAGTTCCCCGAAGCACGTCCACGCCGTCTGCGCCGCAATGCGAGCCTGCGCAGTCTGTTCCAGGAAACCGAATTCAGCCTGAACGACCTGGTGCTGCCGATTTTCGTCGAAGAAGAAATCGATGACTTCGTGCCGATCAAAAGCATGCCGGGTGTGATGCGCATTCCCGAGTCGAAACTGGCCGGCGAGATCGAGCGCTATGCCCGCGCCGGGATCAAGTCGGTGATGACGTTCGGCGTGTCCCATCATCTTGACGGTAATGGCAGCGATACCTGGCGCGAGGATGGTCTGGTTTCGCGCATGTCGCGCATCGCCAAGGATGCGGTGCCGGACATGATCGTCATGTCCGACACCTGCTTCTGCGAGTACACCGATCACGGCCATTGCGGCGTGCTGCACAACCATGAAGTCGACAACGATCAGACCCTGATCAACCTCGGCAAGCAAGCGGTGGCGGCAGCCAGCGCCGGGGCTGATGTGATTGCGCCTTCGGCGGCCATGGACGGGCAGGTCCAGGCGATTCGTCGGGCGCTCGATCAGGCCGGGTTTACCCAGACGGCGATCATGGCCTATTCGACCAAATTCGCTTCGGCCCTTTACGGCCCGTTCCGCGAAGCCGGCGGCAGCGCGCTCAAGGGTGATCGCAAAAGCTATCAGATGAACCCGATGAACCGCCGCGAGGCGCTGCGCGAATCGCTGCTGGACGAACAGGAAGGCGCCGATGCGCTGATGGTCAAACCGGCAGGTGCGTACCTGGACATCATCCGCGACATCCGCGAAGCCTCGCGTTTGCCGCTGTCGGCTTATCAGGTCAGCGGCGAGTACGCGATGATCAAGTTCGCCGCGCAAGCTGGCGCCATCGATGAAGACCGTGTGGTGCGCGAGAGCCTCGGGGCAATCAAGCGGGCCGGGGCGGATTTGATTTTCACCTACTTTGCGATGGATCTGGCGTTGGCGGGGATCTGA
- a CDS encoding glutathione binding-like protein, whose protein sequence is MTDLSAFPITQKWPAQYPEWIQLYSLPTPNGVKVSIMLEEIGLPYEPHRVGFDTNDQMSPEFLSLNPNNKIPAILDPHGPDGQPLPLFESGAILIYLADKSGQLLAKEGATRYETIQWLMFQMGGIGPMFGQLGFFNKFAGKDYEDKRPRDRYVEESRRLLSVLDKRLEGRDWIMGERYTIADIATFPWIRNLIGFYEAGDLVGIQNFPNVTRVLEKFLARPAVKRGLEIPNPITN, encoded by the coding sequence ATGACCGATTTGTCTGCGTTCCCCATCACTCAAAAATGGCCGGCCCAGTATCCGGAGTGGATTCAGCTGTACTCCTTGCCGACCCCCAACGGCGTCAAGGTCTCGATCATGCTCGAAGAAATCGGCCTGCCTTATGAGCCGCATCGCGTTGGCTTCGACACCAACGACCAGATGTCCCCGGAATTCCTGTCGTTGAACCCCAACAACAAAATCCCGGCCATCCTCGATCCCCACGGCCCGGATGGTCAGCCGTTGCCGCTGTTCGAGTCCGGGGCGATCCTGATTTACCTGGCCGACAAGAGCGGGCAACTGCTGGCCAAGGAAGGCGCGACTCGCTACGAAACCATCCAGTGGCTGATGTTCCAGATGGGCGGGATCGGTCCGATGTTCGGCCAGCTCGGTTTCTTCAACAAATTCGCCGGCAAGGACTACGAAGACAAGCGTCCGCGTGACCGTTATGTCGAGGAAAGCCGACGCCTGCTCAGCGTCCTCGATAAACGTCTGGAAGGGCGTGACTGGATCATGGGCGAACGCTACACCATCGCCGATATCGCGACGTTCCCGTGGATCCGCAACCTGATCGGCTTCTATGAGGCCGGTGATCTGGTTGGCATCCAGAATTTCCCGAACGTCACCCGCGTACTCGAGAAATTCCTGGCGCGGCCGGCGGTGAAGCGTGGGCTGGAAATCCCGAACCCCATCACCAACTGA
- a CDS encoding histidine phosphatase family protein produces the protein MKNFLKLANRFKHRAYIFLPALLAASALFMLLESRESRAQTVDGTQTLVFLRHAEKPEGGLGQLNCQGLNRAIDLATLLPEKFGKANYVFAANPTRNVEEGELDNSYSYIRPLMTISPSAIKLGLPVNIKYSANDTSDLADELLHDKYHNSVIYTAWSHGYLPELINKVAGEAVGKKQKITEDWESSDFDSLYVLTLTWHNGKASLQSHVYKQGLDNGQETCPT, from the coding sequence ATGAAGAATTTTCTGAAACTCGCCAATCGCTTCAAACATCGCGCCTATATATTCCTGCCCGCCCTGCTGGCGGCCAGCGCGTTGTTCATGTTGCTTGAGTCCCGCGAAAGCCGCGCCCAAACGGTGGACGGCACTCAGACGCTGGTGTTCCTGCGCCACGCCGAAAAACCCGAGGGTGGCCTGGGCCAGCTCAACTGCCAGGGCCTGAACCGCGCAATCGATCTGGCGACCTTGCTTCCGGAAAAATTCGGCAAGGCCAACTACGTGTTTGCCGCCAACCCGACGCGCAACGTCGAGGAAGGTGAGCTGGACAATTCCTACAGCTACATCCGCCCATTGATGACCATCAGCCCCAGCGCGATCAAGCTCGGCCTGCCGGTGAACATCAAATATTCGGCCAACGACACCAGCGACCTGGCCGATGAACTGCTCCACGACAAGTACCACAACTCGGTGATCTACACCGCCTGGTCCCACGGCTATCTGCCGGAACTGATCAACAAGGTCGCCGGGGAAGCTGTCGGCAAGAAGCAGAAGATCACCGAAGATTGGGAATCCAGCGACTTCGATTCGCTGTATGTGCTGACGTTGACCTGGCACAACGGCAAGGCCAGCCTGCAAAGCCATGTCTACAAGCAGGGGCTGGATAATGGGCAGGAGACTTGCCCGACTTGA
- the mnmH gene encoding tRNA 2-selenouridine(34) synthase MnmH, translating to MPVDYTDYRDIFLNDRPMMDARAPVEFTKGAFPGVINLPLMNDHERQRIGTCYKQHGQQAAIELGHQLVSGAIKAERIQGWADFARAHPDGFLYCFRGGLRSQIVQRWLKDEAGIDYPRVGGGYKAMRTFLLDTVDQAVAQCDFVLLGGMTGTGKTEVLTQLSNGLDLEGHANHRGSSFGKRATGQPSNIDFENRLAVDLLKKRNHGLEQFVLEDESRAIGSCALPLQLFQGMQQFPMVWLEDSLQGRVERILRDYVVDLCAEFIAVHGEEGYALFSERLLASLNNVQKRLGGERHRRMLILMEDALAEQGRSGAVDLHRGWIEGLLVEYYDPMYVFQREKKGARIEFAGERGAVIEYLRERVSQRG from the coding sequence ATGCCTGTCGACTATACCGATTACCGCGACATCTTCCTCAACGACCGGCCGATGATGGATGCCCGTGCGCCGGTTGAATTTACCAAGGGCGCGTTTCCCGGCGTGATCAACCTACCGCTGATGAACGATCACGAGCGGCAGCGGATTGGCACCTGCTACAAGCAACACGGTCAGCAGGCCGCCATCGAACTGGGTCATCAATTGGTCTCCGGCGCCATCAAGGCCGAACGCATCCAAGGATGGGCGGATTTCGCCCGGGCGCATCCCGATGGGTTTTTGTATTGCTTTCGTGGCGGTTTGCGTTCGCAGATCGTCCAGCGCTGGCTCAAGGACGAGGCGGGCATTGACTACCCGCGCGTCGGGGGCGGCTACAAAGCCATGCGTACATTCCTGCTGGACACCGTCGACCAGGCCGTCGCCCAGTGCGATTTCGTTTTATTGGGCGGCATGACCGGCACCGGTAAAACCGAAGTGCTGACGCAATTGAGCAACGGGCTGGACCTGGAAGGTCACGCCAATCATCGCGGTTCAAGCTTCGGCAAACGCGCCACGGGCCAACCGTCGAATATCGATTTCGAGAATCGTCTGGCCGTGGATCTGCTGAAAAAGCGCAATCACGGCCTCGAACAATTCGTATTGGAAGACGAGAGCCGCGCGATCGGCAGTTGCGCGTTGCCATTGCAGCTGTTTCAGGGCATGCAGCAGTTTCCGATGGTCTGGCTCGAAGACAGCCTGCAAGGGCGGGTCGAGCGGATCCTGCGCGATTACGTGGTGGATTTGTGTGCCGAGTTCATCGCTGTGCATGGCGAGGAAGGCTATGCGCTGTTTTCCGAGCGCTTGCTGGCGAGCTTGAACAATGTGCAGAAGCGTTTGGGCGGTGAGCGGCACCGGCGGATGTTGATCCTGATGGAAGACGCGTTGGCCGAGCAGGGGCGCAGCGGCGCGGTGGATCTGCACCGAGGCTGGATCGAAGGGTTGCTGGTTGAGTATTACGACCCGATGTATGTTTTTCAGCGGGAGAAGAAGGGTGCGCGGATCGAGTTTGCGGGGGAGCGGGGGGCGGTTATCGAGTACTTGCGGGAGCGGGTGAGTCAGCGAGGGTGA
- the selD gene encoding selenide, water dikinase SelD: MSEPIRLTQYSHGAGCGCKISPQVLEVILAGSGAQNLDPKLWVGNASRDDAAVYSIDEERGVVSTTDFFMPIVDDPFDFGRIAATNAISDIYAMGGDPLMAIAILGWPVNVLAPEIAREVIRGGRSVCDEAGIPLAGGHSIDAPEPIFGLAVTGLVEKRHMKRNDTATAGCLLYLTKPLGIGILTTAEKKGKLRNADIGLARDWMCTLNKPGSRFGKLEGVTAMTDVTGFGLLGHLVEMADGSDLTARIEYDRVPRLPGVEYYLEQGCVPGGTLRNFDSYASKLGRLQELHKRVLCDPQTSGGLLIAVTPEGNAEFLKVAAELGLDLAPIGELVERQSNAVEVS; the protein is encoded by the coding sequence ATGAGCGAGCCGATCCGCCTGACCCAATACAGCCACGGCGCTGGCTGTGGCTGCAAGATTTCCCCCCAGGTGCTGGAAGTGATTCTGGCCGGCAGCGGCGCGCAGAATCTGGACCCGAAACTGTGGGTCGGCAATGCCTCGCGCGATGACGCGGCGGTGTACTCCATCGATGAAGAGCGTGGCGTGGTGTCGACCACCGACTTTTTCATGCCGATCGTCGACGATCCGTTCGATTTCGGGCGCATTGCCGCCACCAATGCCATCAGCGATATCTACGCCATGGGCGGCGATCCGTTGATGGCGATTGCGATCCTCGGCTGGCCGGTTAACGTACTGGCGCCGGAGATTGCCCGGGAAGTGATTCGCGGTGGTCGTTCGGTGTGTGACGAGGCGGGTATTCCACTGGCCGGCGGCCATTCCATCGACGCGCCGGAGCCGATCTTCGGCCTGGCCGTCACCGGCCTTGTGGAAAAGCGCCACATGAAGCGCAACGACACCGCCACCGCCGGTTGCCTGCTGTACCTGACCAAACCCCTGGGCATCGGCATCCTCACCACCGCCGAGAAGAAGGGCAAGTTGCGCAACGCCGACATCGGCCTGGCACGCGACTGGATGTGCACCCTGAACAAACCCGGCAGCCGCTTCGGCAAGCTTGAGGGCGTGACCGCGATGACCGACGTCACCGGTTTCGGCCTGCTAGGGCATCTGGTGGAAATGGCCGATGGCAGCGACCTGACCGCGCGTATCGAATACGACCGGGTGCCACGCTTGCCGGGCGTCGAGTATTACCTCGAACAAGGCTGCGTTCCCGGTGGCACCTTGCGCAATTTCGACAGCTACGCCAGCAAACTCGGGCGCCTGCAGGAATTGCACAAGCGCGTGCTGTGCGATCCGCAGACCAGCGGTGGCCTGTTGATCGCCGTCACTCCTGAGGGCAATGCTGAATTCCTCAAGGTCGCCGCCGAGCTGGGCCTGGACCTGGCGCCGATCGGCGAACTGGTTGAGCGACAGAGCAACGCGGTCGAGGTGTCTTGA
- a CDS encoding zinc-binding alcohol dehydrogenase family protein produces MKALQFDKTGDLAALRYVDVPTPVAGADEVLVEIKAAGLNPSDVKNVLGRFPYTTLPRIPGRDFAGVVVQGPQALLGQEVWGTGRELGFFADGSHAQFVKLPANGVALKPTHLSFAQAASLGVPYTTAWDALERSLVTAETRLLVIGGGAVGSAALALAKVRGAKLLAAARRPEQVKDLQAQGYQTLQLDKPEDLGAQVNAVFTGGADVIFDTTGFWLPASVAALAPFGRIAIIAAPVDGMVQLPALALYRKGGSVVGINSLLYGVQACAAMLDQFGKFFDQDLLPLPQGLFETPLAEGLERYAEVNQGSGDKVILLP; encoded by the coding sequence ATGAAAGCATTACAGTTCGACAAAACCGGCGACCTCGCGGCCCTGCGCTACGTCGACGTGCCGACGCCCGTTGCCGGTGCTGATGAAGTCCTGGTGGAGATCAAGGCCGCCGGTCTTAATCCCAGCGACGTAAAGAACGTTTTGGGACGCTTTCCGTACACCACGCTGCCGAGGATTCCCGGCCGTGATTTTGCCGGTGTCGTGGTGCAAGGCCCGCAAGCGCTGCTAGGACAAGAAGTTTGGGGAACGGGTCGCGAATTGGGTTTCTTCGCCGATGGCTCCCACGCGCAGTTCGTCAAACTGCCGGCCAATGGCGTAGCCCTCAAACCGACGCATTTGAGCTTCGCTCAAGCCGCCAGCCTTGGCGTGCCCTACACCACGGCGTGGGATGCGCTGGAACGCAGCCTGGTGACCGCCGAAACCCGCTTGCTGGTGATCGGTGGTGGGGCGGTGGGCAGTGCCGCGCTGGCACTGGCGAAGGTGCGGGGCGCCAAGCTGCTGGCGGCGGCGCGCCGGCCGGAGCAGGTCAAGGACTTGCAGGCCCAGGGTTATCAAACGCTGCAACTGGATAAACCCGAGGATCTGGGCGCGCAAGTCAATGCTGTGTTCACCGGTGGCGCCGATGTGATCTTCGACACTACCGGCTTCTGGCTGCCGGCCTCCGTTGCGGCTTTGGCCCCATTCGGGCGCATTGCAATCATCGCCGCGCCAGTCGATGGCATGGTGCAGTTGCCGGCGCTGGCGTTGTATCGCAAGGGCGGTTCGGTGGTGGGGATCAACTCGTTGCTGTATGGCGTGCAAGCCTGTGCGGCGATGCTCGACCAGTTCGGCAAGTTCTTCGATCAGGACTTGCTGCCGTTGCCTCAGGGGTTGTTCGAAACGCCTTTGGCTGAAGGGCTGGAGCGATATGCGGAAGTGAATCAGGGCAGTGGCGACAAGGTGATTCTGTTGCCGTAA
- a CDS encoding DUF1427 family protein codes for MSYFISLVIGLGVGLLYGALDFRSPAPPAIALIGLLGMLAGEKLWPMGRQLVAGWIS; via the coding sequence ATGAGCTACTTCATTTCATTGGTTATCGGTCTGGGTGTCGGTCTGCTCTACGGCGCCCTGGATTTTCGTTCGCCCGCGCCACCGGCCATTGCGCTGATAGGCCTGTTGGGCATGCTCGCCGGTGAAAAACTCTGGCCGATGGGCCGGCAGTTGGTCGCTGGCTGGATTTCCTGA